The following are from one region of the Stigmatella ashevillena genome:
- a CDS encoding protein kinase domain-containing protein codes for MGEIYLARLEGAQGFEKLCVIKRILPQLAADTEFVERFVGEARVLVKLSHGSIAQVLDMGLHEGDAYMALEYVDGKDLRKVAGRVRDRQSPLPLTFVLYVMTRVLDALAYAHRKRDDDEKEIHLVHRDISPQNILISYEGEVKVIDFGLAKSRLSAAKTNPSIILGKFLYMSPEQARHQQVDRRSDLYAVGLCLYELISGKNPFDNVSPGELMTAVAQPRIAPLSEVEPMTPPQVAQVVMKALAVDPAQRFQSAEEFRGRLTSCLQEIDPAAGPETVSRFMRELFAVEYQGERKLLAQLKDVPRMAEPAVRPAIPAEPGQARMPNPSLPPRTIRLDGPVEPLSFQPTPRSREGVPVDEGETRPGVVLDESTRPAVSLEETTAERPLPPVEMRLSPPPPPPPEVESVVSGGGLTAVPPVFSPPPPPVPRVPEPPRSALPPASGGLPPKPGEPPRAAPVSAARPTGGASSTAAPSGPPAYVSLAMEMSRAMMSQAQPPPRAAPPEEAPTVPDAAPAAPSFPGDFPPTPPPIAAASRAPVAPAPPEQSRRGMDDTHPSYQMLAPARSDDTHPRVVLDEAAFKGEEGEEGESSRVIVGSMEDVAPPPVRPKTATSQRGRVSTTGMPSVARSGAPRSGSVRAVSSESSALALKEEGINRDPREETRRTAMPPPPAESPRRIHREDTRRTAVSQRPRKSSWIRLAVGLGLPLLVVGAVLVALPRLKPLLQEMVQDPVSPAPPPVPLSPARSGPPPKAVTPSPPPSSPPPSSPPPSSPPLEAAAPGQAAPSNAAVAPPPVESPPAEDKGPEAAAAATPPAANPGLTAVEVAESEMFVPLTPGAPEPAAATSKKSAKGAGAAKKVARKEVQELQRDWTQTRSAFTRLTQEHSCESSRIGILCRRFETLQNDLLDLGDAYDKSMHERVKDMRRRIQQAMN; via the coding sequence ATGGGAGAAATCTACCTGGCGCGGCTGGAGGGGGCGCAGGGCTTCGAGAAGCTCTGCGTCATCAAGCGCATCCTCCCCCAGCTCGCGGCGGACACGGAGTTCGTCGAGCGCTTCGTGGGCGAGGCGCGGGTCCTGGTGAAGCTCAGCCACGGCTCCATCGCCCAGGTGCTCGACATGGGGCTGCACGAGGGCGATGCGTACATGGCCCTCGAGTACGTGGATGGCAAGGACCTGCGCAAGGTGGCCGGGCGGGTGAGGGACCGGCAGTCCCCGCTGCCGCTGACCTTCGTGCTGTACGTCATGACCCGGGTGCTGGATGCGCTGGCGTATGCGCACCGCAAGCGGGATGACGACGAGAAGGAGATCCACCTCGTCCACCGGGACATCTCCCCGCAGAACATCCTCATCTCCTACGAAGGGGAGGTGAAGGTGATCGACTTCGGTCTGGCCAAGAGCCGGCTGTCGGCGGCGAAGACCAACCCGAGCATCATCCTGGGCAAGTTCCTTTATATGTCGCCGGAGCAGGCGCGGCACCAGCAGGTGGACCGACGCAGTGACTTGTACGCGGTGGGGCTGTGCCTCTACGAGCTCATCTCCGGCAAGAACCCTTTCGACAACGTCTCCCCGGGCGAGCTGATGACCGCGGTGGCCCAGCCTCGCATCGCTCCGCTGAGCGAGGTGGAGCCGATGACGCCCCCGCAGGTGGCGCAGGTGGTGATGAAGGCGCTGGCGGTGGATCCGGCCCAGCGCTTCCAATCGGCCGAAGAGTTTCGCGGCAGGCTGACGAGCTGCCTGCAGGAGATTGATCCGGCCGCGGGCCCGGAGACGGTCAGCCGCTTCATGCGGGAGCTGTTCGCCGTGGAGTACCAGGGCGAGCGCAAGCTGCTGGCGCAACTCAAGGACGTGCCCCGGATGGCCGAGCCCGCGGTGCGCCCCGCCATTCCCGCGGAGCCGGGCCAGGCGCGGATGCCGAATCCCTCCCTGCCTCCCCGGACGATCCGCTTGGATGGGCCCGTCGAGCCGCTCTCGTTCCAGCCCACGCCCCGGAGCCGCGAGGGCGTTCCCGTGGACGAAGGGGAGACCCGGCCTGGGGTGGTGCTGGACGAGTCCACCCGTCCGGCGGTCTCCCTGGAGGAGACGACCGCTGAGCGGCCCCTGCCGCCGGTGGAAATGCGGCTCTCGCCCCCGCCCCCGCCCCCGCCCGAAGTGGAGAGCGTGGTGTCCGGCGGGGGGCTGACGGCTGTCCCTCCGGTCTTCTCGCCGCCGCCTCCTCCCGTGCCGCGCGTCCCGGAGCCTCCCCGGTCCGCGCTTCCCCCTGCTTCCGGGGGGCTCCCGCCCAAGCCGGGAGAGCCTCCTCGGGCCGCCCCTGTGTCCGCCGCGCGGCCGACAGGGGGAGCCTCTTCCACAGCGGCCCCGTCTGGCCCTCCGGCCTACGTCTCCCTGGCGATGGAGATGAGCCGCGCCATGATGTCGCAGGCGCAGCCGCCTCCCCGTGCCGCGCCTCCCGAGGAAGCCCCCACGGTCCCCGATGCCGCGCCGGCGGCGCCCTCGTTCCCGGGAGACTTTCCGCCCACCCCCCCGCCGATCGCTGCCGCCTCGCGCGCCCCCGTGGCCCCTGCTCCGCCAGAGCAGAGCCGGCGCGGGATGGATGACACGCATCCGAGCTATCAGATGCTCGCCCCGGCCCGGAGCGACGACACCCATCCTCGCGTCGTGCTGGATGAGGCCGCCTTCAAGGGTGAAGAGGGTGAAGAGGGTGAATCCTCGCGGGTCATTGTCGGCAGCATGGAGGATGTGGCGCCCCCGCCCGTCCGCCCGAAGACCGCGACCTCACAGCGCGGGCGCGTGTCCACGACGGGCATGCCCTCGGTTGCCCGGAGCGGGGCCCCTCGCAGCGGCTCGGTCCGGGCCGTCTCGTCCGAGTCCTCCGCGCTCGCGCTCAAGGAGGAGGGGATCAACCGGGACCCTCGCGAGGAAACGCGCCGGACGGCCATGCCTCCCCCGCCGGCGGAGTCTCCCCGGCGCATCCACCGCGAGGACACCCGGCGCACGGCCGTGTCGCAGCGCCCTCGGAAGTCCTCCTGGATCCGGCTGGCCGTGGGGCTGGGGCTGCCGCTGCTGGTGGTGGGCGCGGTGCTGGTGGCCCTGCCTCGGCTGAAGCCCCTGCTCCAAGAGATGGTGCAGGATCCGGTGTCCCCTGCGCCGCCCCCGGTTCCGCTGAGCCCGGCGCGTTCCGGGCCCCCGCCGAAGGCGGTCACGCCCTCGCCTCCGCCTTCCTCGCCTCCGCCCTCCTCGCCTCCGCCCTCTTCGCCCCCGCTCGAAGCGGCGGCGCCCGGGCAGGCGGCTCCGTCCAACGCGGCCGTCGCGCCTCCGCCCGTCGAGTCCCCTCCGGCCGAGGACAAGGGCCCGGAGGCAGCCGCTGCGGCCACCCCTCCCGCCGCGAACCCGGGGCTGACCGCGGTGGAAGTGGCGGAGAGCGAAATGTTCGTCCCCCTGACGCCGGGGGCTCCCGAGCCCGCGGCGGCCACGTCCAAGAAGTCCGCGAAGGGCGCTGGCGCCGCGAAGAAGGTGGCGCGCAAGGAGGTCCAGGAACTTCAGCGGGATTGGACCCAGACGCGCAGCGCCTTCACGCGGCTCACCCAGGAGCATTCGTGTGAGAGCTCCCGGATTGGCATCCTCTGCCGCCGCTTCGAGACCCTGCAGAATGATCTGCTGGACCTCGGAGATGCGTATGACAAGAGCATGCACGAGCGTGTGAAAGACATGCGCAGGCGCATTCAACAGGCGATGAACTAG
- a CDS encoding FHA domain-containing protein yields the protein MWQIIINGPGYFDTPYDLPEGITCLGRADENDIVLGGDLVSRRHARLHVEGDALRVEDMGSRNGSRVNGAPLQGSKPLSPGDTVTLGENTLSIRQPHTVESAATEMIDLGAGGVRRFGHGEDVSPSVILAKNVKDLDVLRALDNFTPFPFEENPQASPIGTAAPRVSYETLVLLFRAAEALATADTLASFLDNVMDRVLERTEATTAVVLLRHPSGPLVPAAVRHRGKLTAGEVPVSDAIVEEAVRQGRALAVGDVRDDRRFASRESVILYGVDRVLCIPIGREPPFAGVLYVNTPASGETTLEVMLDACSAVAHLVASGVQRFSPKEGVVGGGSPLRRTLDRFHSPEVAERRAVEALRSGGRLPGLEERTLTVLYVEMVGFAALSAKLGPLRASAVLSEFHGKMSGLIFSFDGSVETFLGESLRALFGAPYTKPDDAVRAVRASLALRMDWERAMSRRPAEERCALRIGLHTTKALVGMVGEHARLDFTSVGEGMPVARWLAATASAGQVLITGKTLASIGARFDVVPLGERIIRPPRDRTAAFEVLEEDLAQITSPGVK from the coding sequence ATGTGGCAGATCATCATCAACGGCCCCGGTTATTTCGACACCCCCTACGACTTGCCGGAGGGCATCACCTGTCTTGGCCGCGCGGATGAGAACGACATCGTGCTGGGGGGGGATCTCGTCTCCCGGCGGCATGCGCGCCTGCACGTGGAAGGTGACGCGCTTCGCGTCGAGGACATGGGCAGCCGCAACGGCAGCCGCGTCAACGGCGCCCCCTTGCAGGGCAGCAAGCCCCTGAGCCCAGGCGACACCGTCACCCTGGGCGAGAACACCCTCTCCATCCGGCAGCCGCACACCGTGGAGAGCGCCGCCACGGAGATGATCGATCTGGGGGCCGGTGGGGTGCGGCGCTTCGGCCACGGGGAGGATGTGTCTCCGTCCGTCATCCTCGCCAAGAACGTGAAGGACTTGGACGTGCTGCGCGCGCTCGACAACTTCACCCCCTTTCCCTTCGAGGAGAACCCCCAGGCCAGCCCCATTGGCACCGCGGCCCCGCGCGTCTCCTACGAGACCCTCGTGCTGCTCTTCCGCGCCGCCGAGGCCCTGGCCACCGCCGATACGCTCGCCTCCTTCCTCGACAACGTCATGGACCGGGTGCTCGAGCGCACCGAGGCCACCACCGCCGTGGTGTTGCTGCGCCACCCCAGCGGCCCCCTCGTCCCCGCCGCGGTGCGCCACCGTGGCAAGCTGACCGCCGGTGAGGTGCCTGTCTCGGATGCCATCGTCGAGGAGGCCGTGCGTCAGGGCCGCGCCCTGGCCGTAGGGGATGTGCGCGACGATCGGCGCTTCGCCAGCCGCGAGAGCGTCATCCTCTATGGGGTGGACCGGGTGCTCTGCATCCCCATCGGCCGGGAGCCGCCCTTCGCGGGCGTCCTCTACGTCAACACGCCCGCCAGCGGGGAGACCACGCTGGAAGTCATGCTCGACGCATGCTCCGCCGTGGCCCACCTGGTGGCCAGCGGCGTGCAGCGCTTCAGTCCCAAGGAGGGGGTGGTAGGAGGAGGTTCCCCTCTTCGCCGCACCTTGGACCGCTTCCACTCACCCGAGGTCGCCGAGCGCCGCGCCGTGGAGGCCCTGCGGAGCGGGGGCCGCCTGCCCGGGCTGGAAGAGCGCACCCTTACCGTCCTCTATGTGGAGATGGTGGGCTTCGCCGCGCTCTCCGCCAAGCTGGGCCCTTTGCGCGCAAGCGCTGTTCTCTCGGAATTCCACGGCAAGATGAGCGGGCTCATCTTCAGCTTCGATGGGTCGGTGGAGACGTTCCTGGGCGAGTCCCTGCGGGCCCTCTTCGGAGCGCCCTACACCAAGCCGGACGATGCGGTCCGGGCGGTGAGGGCCAGTCTGGCGCTGCGCATGGACTGGGAGCGGGCCATGTCCCGCCGTCCCGCGGAGGAGCGGTGTGCGCTGCGCATCGGTCTGCATACCACCAAGGCGCTGGTGGGCATGGTGGGGGAGCACGCCCGCCTGGACTTCACCTCGGTGGGCGAGGGGATGCCGGTGGCCCGGTGGTTGGCTGCTACCGCCTCGGCCGGGCAGGTGCTCATCACGGGCAAGACCCTGGCGTCCATCGGAGCCCGGTTCGACGTCGTCCCCCTGGGGGAGCGCATCATCCGCCCTCCGAGGGACCGGACGGCGGCTTTCGAGGTTCTGGAGGAGGACCTCGCCCAAATCACCAGTCCGGGGGTCAAATAA
- a CDS encoding type VI immunity family protein: MSAHYPRIRLHSEDGVLLLREGLSLCFYIHQHHSQVKDLVLRALETYREAVGPQALGLYAAEETWEPLDHAGWERVREKLLAPWGAHLTLRDPLESDAGYHFEYCGRPVGEPGVRRFPGTVCAMEFWLPTEFLEQRGPERVQALALELAGPLPFCSGHAGLAFHGELTLLGVSEAIRKYGFLYPGLDIVRLERLASQLGTKVRSAHWMTFLGQPVLGALDGADTLRSRLSSPGTQVHALDPERAVVILGTWPEAGDSGHGLFLPAYRELAHVLEPWTFFEEHGFSLGFSSLDRRRWERRFLDPPSTQSDEG; the protein is encoded by the coding sequence ATGAGCGCCCATTACCCACGCATTCGTCTTCACTCAGAAGACGGAGTCCTCCTCCTGCGCGAGGGTTTGAGTCTCTGCTTCTACATCCATCAGCACCACTCTCAGGTGAAGGACCTCGTGCTTCGCGCACTCGAAACCTACCGGGAAGCAGTAGGCCCCCAGGCACTCGGACTGTATGCCGCCGAAGAGACCTGGGAGCCCCTCGACCATGCAGGTTGGGAGCGTGTCCGGGAAAAGCTGCTTGCCCCCTGGGGAGCACACCTGACGCTGAGGGATCCACTAGAGAGTGACGCAGGGTACCACTTCGAATACTGCGGCAGACCCGTAGGCGAACCTGGGGTGCGCAGGTTTCCTGGAACGGTTTGCGCAATGGAGTTCTGGCTACCCACCGAGTTTCTGGAGCAACGCGGTCCCGAGCGCGTGCAAGCCCTCGCCCTGGAACTGGCAGGCCCGCTTCCCTTCTGTTCGGGTCATGCTGGCCTCGCCTTCCATGGCGAACTGACGTTGCTCGGAGTATCCGAAGCGATCAGGAAGTATGGCTTCCTCTACCCTGGACTCGACATCGTCCGATTGGAGCGGCTTGCCAGCCAGCTCGGCACAAAAGTGCGCTCCGCGCACTGGATGACTTTTTTGGGTCAACCTGTGCTCGGCGCATTGGACGGTGCCGATACCTTGCGCTCTCGCCTCTCCTCTCCCGGTACACAGGTTCACGCGCTGGATCCTGAGCGAGCCGTCGTCATCCTGGGCACATGGCCTGAAGCAGGAGACTCCGGCCACGGGCTCTTCCTGCCTGCATACCGCGAGTTGGCACACGTGCTCGAACCTTGGACCTTCTTCGAGGAGCATGGCTTTTCACTCGGCTTTTCCTCCTTGGATAGGCGCAGATGGGAGCGCCGCTTCCTCGACCCCCCTTCCACTCAGTCCGACGAAGGATAG